Proteins encoded within one genomic window of Trichoplusia ni isolate ovarian cell line Hi5 unplaced genomic scaffold, tn1 tig00002966, whole genome shotgun sequence:
- the LOC113507606 gene encoding uncharacterized protein LOC113507606: MSSEDQDMSKNVIISRKTLVEVFFKSKYKSFDSKFKEIIDFVASQTNCPTQSRTDLTLQLRNFKRQFNTKWLLHGKHRERLFANEKTWLDGSCKFTRFVVINSGRPTSNFSDSSENSKRRKTSSLRAEMDADFLTYAAQMKLRSSGRTTEAQVIKKMSVCPKYAKDCFDISTEIKVKKISPREALSLLIEAQLSRKQYEIIRNYAKDIFPSYKLVQAEKALCYPKDVQVTETEAVVPLQSLLDHTATRLIHSQKSVLLTQSISSSDKIVLHTKWGFDGSSSHTQYKQKFISETADDKYMFLSSLVPLRLSYEKNDSTVVLWQNPKPSSSRFCRPISLQYRKETDELVKAKKQDIDQQVENLSPTKIKVNENVYEVVHKAIFTMVDGKLCNALSDTKSTLKCYLCN, translated from the exons atgtccAGTGAAGATCAAG atatgtCGAAAAACGTCATTATCAGTAGAAAAACTTTagtagaagtattttttaagagtaaatataaatcatttgatagtaaatttaaagaaataatagattttgttgCTTCCCAAACGAATTGTCCTACGCAATCTCGTACAGATTTAACTTTACAACTGCGTAACTTCAAGCGACAATTTAACACGAAATGGTTACTACACGGTAAACATAGAGAAAGACTATTCGCTAATGAAAAGACTTGGTTGGATGGAAGTTGTAAATTTACACGTTTTGTAGTCATAAACTCAGGAAGGCCCACTTCAAATTTTAGTGACTCTAGCGAAAATTCAAAACGCAGAAAAACATCTAGTCTGCGTGCTGAGATGGATGCAGATTTTTTAACTTATGCAGCACAAATGAAGCTAAGGTCCTCAGGTAGAACCACAGAAgcacaagttattaaaaaaatgtcagtaTGTCCCAAATACGCAAAAGACTGTTTTGACATATCTACCGAAATAAAGGTCAAGAAAATATCACCGCGGGAAGCACTTTCATTACTAATTGAGGCTCAACTATCTCGtaaacaatatgaaattatCAGAAACTACgctaaagatatttttccatCTTACAAGTTGGTGCAGGCAGAAAAGGCTCTTTGCTATCCGAAAGACGTTCAGGTTACAGAAACTGAAGCTGTCGTGCCCCTTCAGTCGTTGCTTGATCACACTGCCACTCGTCTGATACATTCACAAAAAAGTGTTCTTCTTACGCAGTCAATAAGCTCTTCGGATAAAATTGTATTGCATACGAAATGGGGTTTTGACGGAAGCTCCAGTCATAcccaatacaaacaaaagtttatttcggAGACTGCTGACgacaaatatatgtttttaagtagTCTCGTTCCATTAAGACTTTCGTATGAGAAAAATGATAGCACAGTTGTTTTGTGGCAAAATCCAAAGCCTTCTTCATCACGATTTTGTCGGCCGATAAGTCTCCAGTATCGTAAAGAAACTGATGAATTAgtcaaagcaaaaaaacaagacattgaTCAACAAGTTGAAAATTTGTCACCAACAAAGATTAAAGTGAATGAGAATGTATATGAAGTTGTGCATAAGGCTATTTTTACAATGGTGG